The following proteins are co-located in the Saccharomycodes ludwigii strain NBRC 1722 chromosome V, whole genome shotgun sequence genome:
- a CDS encoding uncharacterized protein (similar to Saccharomyces cerevisiae YCR045C | RRT12 | Regulator of rDNA Transcription), protein MRLFNSQYNTASFIYNIRPKKNYSYKNNSNNLLLIFSSVLLILFTSLIDKIEATEENVNLGEFFIELNDNYTLQEFFTKYYQDNNDNLLLHDVISKSEKFNGIDLPNDNELQLISLNDDYDELSSDDNSKLNSPGMKIIYGRYPIDTLKQFYYDVNIKSVTLNRNLDLAEYIHQPNAPNHLNAITGSNNNEFVYDSMAGIGVDVYILDNGIELGYIVDDSLFTRVHKMLDYTQTTASAGNNNHGTFIANLVGSEFLGIAKKANIYDCKIVDDGNTNIFKLFYSLKAIVKQAKITKRPSIIVIPLITKRSSLINNFVSEIIHKYDIPIVVPAGNDGKDSCLFSPAGAYGTLNVGSITTNTDKSASVFEISKFSNYGNCVDLYTFGERILVSHTSSSNKSNDIVKSGTSLTSGIAAGLLAYHMSRGLSSKEAIDIMLKDSLSVQQPGVAFGNGNDIIKVIKLGN, encoded by the coding sequence atgagacTTTTTAATTCACAATATAATACTGCCTCCTTTATTTACAACATTCgtcctaaaaaaaattatagctataaaaataatagcaacaatttattactaatattCTCTTCAGTCttattaatactatttaCATCTTTGATCGACAAAATAGAAGCAACAGAAGAAAATGTGAATTTGGGTGAATTCTTTATCGAATTGAATGACAATTATACATTACAAGAATTTTTTACTAAATATTATCAAGACAATAACgacaatttattattgcaCGATGTAATATCCAAGagtgaaaaatttaatggCATAGATTTACCAAATGATAATGAATTACAGCTTATTTCTTTGAATGATGATTATGACGAACTCAGTAGTGATGATAATAGTAAATTAAATAGTCCTGGTATGAAAATCATATATGGTAGATACCCTATCGACACTTtgaaacaattttattatgatGTGAACATCAAATCTGTTACCCTAAACAGAAATTTAGATTTAGCTGAATATATACATCAGCCAAACGCACCAAATCATTTAAATGCAATCACCGgcagtaataacaatgaatTTGTTTATGATTCCATGGCTGGGATTGGTGTAGACGTTTATATCTTAGATAATGGGATCGAATTAGGCTATATTGTTGACGATTCACTATTTACTCGGGTACATAAAATGTTGGATTATACTCAAACAACTGCCAGTGCTGGTAACAATAACCATGGTACCTTTATTGCTAACTTGGTTGGATCTGAATTTCTAGGTATTGCCAAAAAAGCCAATATATACGATTGCAAAATAGTCGATGATGGGAACAccaacatttttaaattattttatagttTGAAAGCAATTGTTAAACAAGCTAAAATCACTAAAAGACCAAGTATAATTGTTATTCCATTGATTACAAAAAGGTCTAgcttaattaataattttgtatCTGAAATAATTCATAAATATGACATCCCAATTGTAGTACCAGCTGGGAATGATGGCAAAGATTCTTGTTTGTTTTCCCCGGCAGGTGCATATGGTACGTTAAATGTAGGATCTATCACTACTAACACGGATAAGAGTGCTTCTGTTTTCGAGATTAGTAAATTTAGTAATTATGGAAACTGTGTAGATTTGTATACATTTGGAGAAAGGATATTGGTTAGCCATACAAGCAGTAGTAATAAGAGTAATGATATAGTAAAAAGTGGTACTTCTTTAACTAGTGGAATTGCAGCTGGTCTACTAGCTTATCATATGTCTAGGGGATTATCATCTAAAGAAGCTATTGATATAATGCTAAAGGATAGTTTATCTGTGCAACAACCAGGTGTAGCATTTGGTAATGgcaatgatattattaaagttattaaGTTAggaaattga
- a CDS encoding cyclin family protein (similar to Saccharomyces cerevisiae YAL040C | CLN3 | CycLiN) has protein sequence MPTTGPPKKLPIKEYNKSLASFERKAFLHNLQIYIPDLFPLYSQLQTNDLPDPNMIDSQPELKWYMRPYLVDFLIELHNSFHLKQDTLYLALHICDRYCSKRIVYSKHLQLVVATSLWIASKYQDKKLRIPALKELCLLCKNNYDTKIFIQMESHILTTLNWEIGHTITLEEVLQCCFFNFDIHNDLNISNIQNNNTSLIVEKVVGLYQLSSFLCELTMYSKQFMYFSNTIKASVATLISSRILNLDSVEIYNTLFTNDTSNNHILAPLFGSPLDLDTFRKCCHCFLNEIFQPYMCNMDETGNPPKIYRSLRKKYKFIQITTLLSDFTRKNIDFYLKLSYLSEQDLTNTFIIRDIIAITDYFLNLPPQQQYNRGNRKLIDEVGYDYYNYNNYFYECQDTDNSVYSMQYNQTFNANTTTPIVENIGPNISGIDSNSTEYDDPECYEDEQIFESPEQEDLTNSTYNTINNNMKTSVSNITAAINNAATTTTTAAAAAAAAATIGDMHITVNNMCNVTDGLTPPTPLSDCYSLYNTTNNSSSSSSSISNTNNNTLMRYLIAKNNFNPV, from the coding sequence ATGCCCACAACTGGTCCTCCAAAGAAATTGCCAATTAAAGAGTATAACAAATCTTTAGCTTCTTTTGAAAGAAAGGCTTTTTTACATAATCTGCAGATATATATACCAGATTTATTTCCCTTATACTCTCAGCTACAGACTAATGATTTGCCAGATCCAAATATGATAGACTCTCAACCAGAATTAAAATGGTACATGAGGCCATATCTggttgattttttaatcgAATTACATAACAGTTTCCATTTGAAACAAGATACTCTATATTTGGCTCTCCACATTTGTGATCGGTATTGTTCTAAAAGGATTGTTTACAGTAAGCATCTACAATTGGTTGTTGCAACTTCTCTTTGGATTGCTAGTAAATAtcaagataaaaaattaagaattCCAGCTTTAAAGGAGTTGTGTCTACTCTGCAAAAATAACTATGACaccaaaatttttatacaaATGGAATCCCACATTTTGACTACTTTAAATTGGGAAATCGGACACACTATTACATTAGAAGAAGTTTTGcaatgttgtttttttaactttgatATTCATAACGATTTGAATATCTCGAAcattcaaaataataatacctcCTTAATTGTAGAAAAAGTTGTTGGTTTGTATCaactttcttcttttttgtgCGAATTGACCATGTATTCCAAACAatttatgtatttttcaaaCACAATTAAAGCATCCGTAGCTACTTTAATATCCTCTAGAATCTTAAATTTGGACAGTGTAGAGATTTATAATACTTTATTTACGAATGATACTTCAAATAATCACATTCTAGCTCCTCTTTTTGGTAGTCCTTTGGATTTAGACACTTTCCGTAAATGTTGTCATTGctttttaaatgaaatatttCAGCCTTATATGTGTAATATGGATGAAACAGGAAACCCTCCTAAAATTTATAGATCTTTACGGAAAAAATACAAGTTTATTCAGATTACCACTTTATTATCGGACTTTAccagaaaaaatatagacttttatttaaaactgaGCTATCTAAGTGAGCAGGATTTAACCAATACCTTTATTATACGGGATATAATTGCCATCAcagattattttttaaatttaccgccacaacaacaatataatCGAGGTAATAGAAAACTTATTGATGAGGTAGGATATGATTATTacaattataataattatttttacgAATGTCAGGATACTGATAATAGTGTTTATTCGATGCAGTATAATCAAACCTTTAATGCTAACACTACTACTCCTattgttgaaaatattgGGCCCAACATAAGTGGGATTGATAGTAATTCTACAGAATACGATGATCCTGAGTGTTATGAAGATGAgcaaatttttgaaagtCCAGAACAGGAGGATTTAACTAATAGTACCTATAATActattaacaacaatatgAAAACATCCGTTTCTAATATTACTGCTGCTATTAATAATgctgctactactactactactgctgctgctgctgctgctgctgctgctacCATTGGTGATATGCATATTACTGTCAATAATATGTGCAATGTTACCGATGGTTTGACTCCACCTACCCCATTATCCGATTGTTACAGTTTATACAATACAACTAATAACAgtagcagtagtagtagtagtattagtaacactaataataatactttaaTGCGTTATTTAATTgccaaaaacaattttaatcCTGTTTga
- the TOF1 gene encoding Tof1p (similar to Saccharomyces cerevisiae YNL273W | TOF1 | TOpoisomerase I-interacting Factor) → MDSLASYNVSTSTSAINTDNLIDTSSSNNGTKTATNDNTPKIVLDARIALLATAIGGPDHTSNLVPPPYKHGDDCLACLKDLENWFLLVDERQNKYDVAISVAKHNILIDDLIPILLDWESKSSSANTTTFKNKMYYDNLALHCLNLMNFMIAPLVLNERSSFNKVSQYNELQKFQIIYKKYILSISDGKVLKAISRMAIEKISIDKNERSIKDSSVLRMCVMFFNYILNIDLPKPILTTNKLTKIKNSTSKKLNNDPILPQNIHYEDISMETTVQAFHKNKVFPLLLSFSSLLNTEFQSGLMTFALITTMYNLIKNINPYDLLASAISTNTTHKHTSLSNLLSEEKELKKQVIKNTSSRHSRFGALISIQTSEHNRLTVSGSRNLLERGSLLQKLDDSKSLNKSKISVRSGPNNDEDGFLNDLPKSLLNFSNKNASGVPNTHLTESLKKKFNKFIEKFIDNNGFHNLLKYRIDELISNEDGTASTNLQKDNIQLLSFYSWFLRYQRLRYESTINSSKYIENLEAIEIVLKDVNIIYVFKIFREAIDNKEWPLIYTGVIALIELLSVIEILDATSFEEATELKEKFFSNERIELFARLPRIITKHPPQFVRLCLELNHKILKILEKFTDDQTLQISSNKRRLNTKKNSFQNPKVQTKIEVLMEEYNIDRETALDLFEDEIRTKNISFNAIKNQFYTEPTIKTYITFLQNYKNLEYLDIKRVLQFLQRIFTQSHQEVFLFKLEFIVLLRDMLGPQGLQRQSKTRKHVENFSREYLHKLKNKLKESPAWFVALLFPTLHDSKIKNYQNYGLQLDNNGINGTVTPATSKYPTPSTFKSFPDQESLSPAIITDLQFGIIISTLIDNGFESMINTILTHLGHCLEDKMVKITQPDPIASDYHLPLSSSEDLAENIKMNRDFRCFLKLTGYKIPMRINESECFLPSSFQITDVKNNISVITKYLNMPFHMPNGDDPLNYLQSDNDDGHNQNIEGEEYETEMLNFIVRDEDEENDDTDYFKELQNMHISKTLAKGTAISKSKNKKRKRIKNNLPEFDNSDDLTRNKKPQQQRLNIISNTFINDSDEEFDDIFFENELYLNWIVNKFSGNLPEKEKHLLSLFLKDRKVNGGKVTNDYSELFDGPVPSLEEIKGVGGKISEENNTVDNDSVKNFTKKFNKKEELLNEQLDNNPQYDEDLSDNSFFGASDDANVREDVIISSKQTFSELNGNILISKKNIVRQDTDKKLDHFSDVQNNNKGEEEEEEEKACILTETIDTNNYIDDNNDTDNDEDILPKPKRTKLNNFFNDDDE, encoded by the coding sequence atgGACTCCCTTGCTTCATATAATGTTTCCACTTCCACCTCAGCCATTAATACAGATAATCTTATAGATACATCATCATCTAATAATGGTACTAAAACTGCCACCAACGACAACACACCCAAAATTGTTCTAGATGCTCGTATAGCTCTATTGGCAACTGCTATAGGTGGTCCAGATCATACTTCTAATTTAGTTCCACCTCCATACAAACATGGTGATGATTGTCTCGCAtgtttaaaagatttagaaaattgGTTTCTTTTAGTAGATGAAAGACAAAACAAATATGATGTTGCCATAAGCGTTGCTAAgcataatattttaattgacGATTTAATCCCCATTTTATTAGATTGGGAATCTAAGTCTAGCTCTGCTAATACTAccacatttaaaaataaaatgtattATGATAATTTGGCTTTACACTGTTTGAACTTGATGAATTTCATGATTGCTCCACTTGTACTTAATGAAAGATCCAGCTTTAATAAAGTTTCTCAATACAATGAATTACAGAAGTTCcaaattatttacaaaaaatatatactaTCTATATCAGATGGTAAAGTTTTAAAGGCAATTTCTAGAATGGCCATCGAAAAAATATCTATTGATAAAAACGAAAGATCGATCAAAGATTCCTCTGTGTTGAGGATGTGTGTTatgtttttcaattatATACTCAATATCGATTTACCAAAACCAATTTTAACCACTAACAAACTAACAAAGATTAAAAACTCCACCAGTAAAAAGTTGAATAACGATCCGATTTTACCTCAAAATATTCATTATGAAGATATATCCATGGAAACCACTGTTCAAGCATTccacaaaaataaagttttccctcttttattatcatttagTAGTTTATTAAATACAGAATTCCAGTCAGGGTTAATGACTTTTGCGCTGATCACCACAATGTATAACttaatcaaaaatatcaaccCGTATGATTTATTAGCTAGTGCTATTAGTACTAATACCACTCACAAACACACCTCTTTATCTAACTTACTAtctgaagaaaaagaactGAAGAAACAAgtcattaaaaatacaagTTCAAGACATTCACGATTTGGTGCTTTAATATCTATTCAAACTTCTGAACATAACAGATTAACTGTTTCTGGATCACGTAATTTATTAGAACGAGGTAGTCTATTGCAAAAACTAGACGATTCGAAAAGTCTAAACAAAAGTAAAATTAGCGTTCGTAGTGGCCCTAATAATGACGAAGATGGGTTTTTAAATGACCTTCCAAAAAGTCTATTAAACttttccaataaaaatGCCTCCGGTGTTCCCAATACTCACTTAACTGAgtctttgaaaaaaaaattcaacaaattcattgaaaaattcattGATAATAACGGCTTtcataatttattaaaatatagaaTAGATGAATTAATTTCTAATGAGGATGGAACTGCTAGCACTAATTTACAGAAGGACAACATTCAACTGTTATCGTTTTATTCTTGGTTTCTTAGATACCAAAGATTGAGATACGAATCAACAATAAATTCTTCcaaatatattgaaaatttagAAGCTATTGaaatagttttaaaagatgTCAATATTATCTATGTCTTTAAGATCTTTAGAGAAGCCATTGATAACAAAGAATGGCCCCTTATTTACACCGGCGTAATTGCTTTAATTGAGTTATTGTCAGTAATTGAAATTCTGGATGCCACCTCTTTTGAAGAAGCCACTGAATTGaaggaaaaattttttagcAATGAAAGAATTGAATTATTTGCACGTTTACcaagaataataacaaaacatCCACCTCAATTTGTTAGATTATGTTTGGAGTTAAatcataaaattttaaaaattttagaaaaatttaCAGATGACCAAACTTTACAAATTTcttcaaataaaagaagattaAACACCAAAAAGAACAGTTTCCAAAACCCAAAGgttcaaacaaaaattgaagTTTTAATGGAGGAATATAACATTGATCGAGAGACCGCATTGGACCTGTTTGAAGATGAAATACgaaccaaaaatataagttTTAATGCAATTAAGAATCAATTTTATACAGAGCCAACCATTAAAACATACATTacttttttacaaaattacaaaaatttagaatatttggatattaaaagagttttacaatttttacAAAGGATTTTCACGCAAAGCCATCAGgaagtttttctttttaaattagaATTTATAGTGTTATTAAGGGATATGCTAGGGCCCCAGGGTCTACAAAGACAATCCAAAACAAGAAAGCATGTCGAAAACTTTTCCCGTGAATACTTGCATAAATTGAAGAATAAATTAAAGGAATCACCTGCTTGGTTTGTTGCATTGTTATTCCCTACACTACACGatagtaaaataaaaaactatCAGAATTACGGCTTACAGTTAGACAATAATGGTATCAACGGTACAGTAACACCAGCAACTTCGAAGTATCCTACACCTTCCACCTTTAAAAGCTTTCCAGATCAGGAAAGTCTAAGCCCAGCCATTATTACAGATTTACAATTTGGAATAATTATTTCCACCTTAATTGATAATGGATTTGAGTCCATGATTAATACGATTTTAACCCATTTAGGTCACTGTTTGGAAGAtaaaatggtaaaaataaCTCAGCCAGATCCTATAGCATCTGATTATCACTTACCACTATCGAGTTCTGAGGACTTAgcagaaaatattaaaatgaaCCGAGATTTCAGGtgctttttaaaattaactgGATACAAAATTCCAATGAGAATCAATGAAAGTGAATGTTTTTTACCAAGTTCATTCCAAATTACTGATGTCAAGAACAATATATCAGTAATTACTAAATATCTAAACATGCCATTTCACATGCCAAATGGCGATGATCCTTTGAATTACTTACAATCTGATAATGATGACGGGCATAACCAGAATATAGAAGGTGAAGAATATGAAACTGAAATGTTAAACTTCATAGTAAGGGATGAAGACGAGGAAAATGATGATACTGACtattttaaagaattgCAAAATATGCATATATCTAAAACTTTAGCCAAGGGAACCGCTATTTCCAAGtcaaaaaacaagaaaaggAAGAGAATAAAGAACAACTTGCCGGAATTTGATAATTCTGATGATTTAACTAGGAATAAAAAACCACAACAGCAAAGATTGAATATTATCAGCAATACATTTATCAACGATTCAGACGAAGAAtttgatgatattttttttgaaaacgAATTATATCTAAATTGGATCGTTAACAAATTTTCTGGTAATTTGCccgaaaaagaaaaacactTATTAAGTCTATTTTTGAAAGACCGTAAAGTTAATGGAGGGAAAGTTACGAATGATTATAGTGAATTATTTGATGGGCCTGTTCCTTCACTTGAAGAGATCAAGGGTGTTGGTGGTAAAATTagtgaagaaaataatactgtTGATAATGATTCGGTTAAAAACTTTACTAAGAAgttcaacaaaaaagaagaattgTTAAATGAGCAATTGGACAATAACCCACAGTATGATGAGGATTTATCGGATAACAGTTTTTTCGGTGCATCTGACGATGCTAATGTTAGAGAAGATGTAATTATTTCTTCCAAACAAACCTTTTCTGAGTTAAATGGAAACATTTTAATTagcaagaaaaatatagtTCGTCAAGATACTGACAAAAAACTGGACCATTTCAGTGAtgttcaaaataataataaaggagaagaagaagaagaagaagaaaaggcATGCATCCTTACTGAAACTATAGatactaataattatattgatGACAATAATGACACAGACAACGATGAAGATATTTTGCCGAAACctaaaagaacaaaattaaataacttttttaatgatgatgatgaataa
- the AVT2 gene encoding Avt2p (similar to Saccharomyces cerevisiae YEL064C | AVT2 | Amino acid Vacuolar Transport), protein MLQDKSYKLTNENSFELEPADNNFTGIGGSADFEELEERDINPPSALLPNKSSPDVENDEETIDNDNFIQNITNENLRKSTLFMAFMNMTNSILGAGVIGLPLAIRNTGLIGGVLAIIMLTLLVDWTLRLIVINLKLSSKTTYQDFVEYTLGKWGKFLILISNGLFAVGGCIGFCIIIGDTIPHVLRAFFPDHSEWFHRNIIIVLVTVFISYPLSLNRDISKLSNTSFLAIISMLVIIFMVLLRGPVTADSYKGSFSNSSIFILPSFFQGVSVISFALVCHHNTSFIYFSIRNPSLKRFNRMTHISCFVSMIALFIMGFSGFGIFKDKTKGNILNNFPSNDNYINVARFCFGFNMLTTFPLEVFVLRDVIRDLLYFNVHSDTPVELSSMLHFTVTTIIVLITMGISLTTCNLGALLELVGATTASLMAYILPPYCNLKLIGNNKTLWEKKRHYFCIFFGFAVLIISTTQTIISAIKSSEEKHCIV, encoded by the coding sequence aTGTTACAAGATAAAAGTTATAAATTGACCAATGAAAATTCCTTTGAATTAGAGCCTGCAGACAATAATTTTACAGGCATAGGAGGATCTGCTGATTTTGAAGAATTGGAGGAACGGGATATAAACCCCCCATCTGCATTACTTCCAAATAAAAGTAGCCCAGATGTAgaaaatgatgaagaaactatagataatgataattttattcaaaacatAACAAATGAGAATTTACGAAAATCCACTCTTTTCATGGCCTTTATGAATATGACCAACAGTATTTTGGGTGCGGGCGTTATAGGATTACCGTTAGCCATACGTAACACGGGGTTAATTGGTGGAGTtcttgctattattatgttGACTTTACTAGTGGATTGGACTTTGAGGCTAATTGTAATAAACTTGAAACTTTcttcaaaaacaacataTCAAGATTTTGTGGAATATACCTTGGGGAAATGGGgcaagtttttaattttgataaGTAATGGGCTATTTGCTGTTGGTGGATGTATTGGGTTTTGTATAATCATCGGTGATACAATTCCCCATGTACTAAGGGCGTTTTTTCCTGATCATTCTGAATGGTTTCATCGTAACataattattgttttggTGACTGTATTTATATCCTATCCGTTATCATTAAATAGAGATATTTCCAAGTTGTCGAACACTTCCTTTTTAGCTATTATTAGTATGTTggtaattatttttatggttTTGCTCAGAGGACCAGTCACCGCTGATTCTTACAAGGGTAGTTTTTCTAATTCatcaatatttattttaccGAGTTTTTTCCAAGGGGTTTCAGTGATCTCCTTTGCATTAGTTTGTCACCACAATACAAgttttatctatttttcCATACGTAATCCCAGTTTGAAGAGATTTAATAGGATGACTCATATTAGCTGCTTTGTATCTATGATTGCTCTATTTATAATGGGATTTTCAGGATTTGGTATTTTCAAGGATAAAACAAAGggtaatattttgaataattttcCTAGTAATGACAACTATATTAATGTGGCGAGGTTTTGTTTTGGGTTCAATATGTTGACAACTTTTCCGCTAGaagtttttgttttgagAGATGTTATAAGGGATTTGTTGTACTTTAATGTTCACTCCGATACACCCGTGGAATTATCCTCCATGTTACACTTTACTGTTACTACAATTATTGTTCTCATCACAATGGGCATTTCTTTAACCACATGTAATCTAGGTGCATTATTGGAATTAGTTGGCGCTACTACAGCTTCATTGATGGCTTACATATTACCTCCTTACTGTAATTTAAAGTTAATAgggaataataaaaccctttgggagaaaaaaagacattacttttgtattttttttgggtttGCAGTGTTAATCATTAGTACTACTCAGACTATAATAAGTGCAATTAAGAGTTCAGAAGAGAAGCATTGTATAGTATAG